In a genomic window of Nomascus leucogenys isolate Asia chromosome 4, Asia_NLE_v1, whole genome shotgun sequence:
- the TREX1 gene encoding three-prime repair exonuclease 1, with amino-acid sequence MGSQALPPGPMQTLIFFDMEATGLPFSQPKVTELCLLAVHRCALESPPTSQGPPPTVPLPPRVVDKLSLCVAPGKACSPAASEITGLSTAVLAAHGRQCFDDNLANLLLAFLRRQPQPWCLVAHNGDRYDFPLLQAELAMLGLTSALDGAFCVDSITALKALERASSPSEHGPRKSYSLGSIYTRLYGQSPPDSHTAEGDVLALLSICQWRPQALLRWVDAHARPFGTIRPMYGVTASARTKPRPAAVTTTAHLATTRNTSPSLGESRKPKDLPPMKDPGALPREGLLAPLGVLAVLTLAVATLYGLSLATPGE; translated from the coding sequence ATGGGCTCGCAGGCCCTGCCCCCGGGGCCCATGCAGACCCTCATCTTTTTCGACATGGAGGCCACTGGCTTGCCCTTCTCCCAGCCCAAGGTCACGGAGCTGTGCCTGCTGGCTGTCCACAGATGTGCCCTGGAGAGCCCCCCCACCTCTCAGGGGCCACCTCCCACAGTTCCTCTACCACCGCGTGTGGTGGACAAGCTCTCCCTGTGTGTGGCTCCAGGGAAGGCCTGCAGCCCTGCAGCCAGCGAGATCACAGGTCTGAGCACAGCTGTGCTGGCAGCACATGGGCGTCAATGTTTCGATGACAACCTGGCCAACCTGCTCCTAGCCTTCCTGCGGCGCCAGCCACAGCCCTGGTGCCTGGTGGCACACAATGGTGACCGCTACGACTTCCCCCTGCTCCAAGCAGAGCTGGCTATGCTGGGCCTCACCAGTGCTCTGGATGGTGCCTTCTGTGtggatagcatcactgcactgaAGGCCCTGGAGCGAGCAAGCAGCCCCTCAGAACATGGCCCAAGGAAGAGCTACAGCCTAGGCAGCATCTACACACGCCTGTATGGGCAGTCCCCTCCGGACTCGCACACGGCTGAGGGTGACGTCCTGGCCCTGCTCAGCATCTGTCAGTGGAGACCACAGGCCCTGCTGCGGTGGGTGGATGCTCACGCCAGGCCCTTCGGCACCATCAGGCCCATGTATGGGGTCACCGCCTCTGCTAGGACCAAGCCAAGACCAGCTGCTGTCACAACCACTGCACACCTGGCCACAACCAGGAACACTAGTCCCAGCCTTGGAGAGAGCAGGAAACCCAAGGATCTTCCTCCAATGAAGGACCCTGGAGCCCTACCCAGGGAGGGGCTGCTGGCCCCACTGGGTGTGCTGGCCGTCCTGACCTTGGCAGTAGCCACACTATATGGACTATCCCTGGCCACACCTGGGGAGTAG